Proteins encoded together in one Corvus hawaiiensis isolate bCorHaw1 chromosome 15, bCorHaw1.pri.cur, whole genome shotgun sequence window:
- the POU4F3 gene encoding POU domain, class 4, transcription factor 3 — MMAMDAKQPFAVPAALQDPKFPSLHAGAEAMRRVCLPAPQLQGNIFGSFDESLLARAEALAAADIAPHAKAHHLHPHFKPDAAFHAMSGVPCAAAALPHPAALTAHPHPLPHPALDGGDLLEHLSPSLAVAGLAEPPALPAPLPPPPLPGAAAGPLPVPVGAPGGPAPAADPRELEAFAERFKQRRVRLGVTQADVGAALAALKLPGVGSLSQSTICRFESLTLSHNNMTALRPVLQAWLEGAEAARRARPAGPDPPPGAERKRRRTSIAAPERRSLEAYFALQPRPSAEKIAAIAEKLDLKKNVVRVWFCNQRQKQKRMKYSAVH; from the exons ATGATGGCCATGGACGCCAAGCAGCCCTTCGCCGTGCCCGCCGCCCTCCAGGACCCCAAGTTTCCCAGCCTGCACGCCGGCGCCGAGGCGATGCGCAGAGTTTgcctcccggccccgcag CTGCAGGGCAATATATTTGGGAGCTTCGATGAGAGCCTGCTGGCCCGCGCCGAGGCGCTGGCGGCCGCGGACATCGCCCCCCACGCCAAGGCCCACCACCTCCACCCCCACTTCAAGCCGGACGCCGCCTTCCACGCCATGAGCGGCGTCCcctgcgccgccgccgccctcccGCACCCCGCCGCCCTCACCGCCCACCCGCACCCGCTCCCGCACCCGGCGCTGGACGGCGGCGACCTGCTGGAGCACCTCTCGCCGTCACTGGCCGTGGCGGGGCTGGCCGAGCCCCCCGCGCTGcccgccccgctgccgccgccgccgctgcccggcgCCGCCGCGGGACCCCTGCCCGTGCCTGTGGGCGCTCCGGGGGGTCCCGCGCCCGCCGCGGACCCGCGGGAGCTGGAGGCGTTCGCCGAGCGCTTCAAGCAGCGGCGGGTGCGGCTGGGGGTGACCCAGGCCGACGTgggggcggcgctggcggcgcTGAAGCTGCCTGGCGTGGGCTCGCTCAGCCAGAGCACGATCTGCCGCTTCGAGTCGCTGACGCTGTCGCACAACAACATGACGGCGCTGCGGCCGGTGCTTCAGGCCTGGCTGGAGGGCGCCGAGGCCGCCCggcgcgcccgccccgccggccccgaCCCGCCGCCCGGCGCCGAGCGCAAGCGCCGGCGGACCTCGATCGCCGCGCCCGAGCGGCGCTCGCTGGAGGCGTACTTCGCGCTGCAGCCTCGGCCCTCGGCCGAGAAGATCGCGGCCATCGCCGAGAAGCTGGACCTCAAGAAGAACGTGGTGCGTGTCTGGTTCTGCAATCAGCGCCAGAAGCAGAAGCGCATGAAGTACTCGGCGGTGCACTGA